One part of the Vanessa atalanta chromosome 4, ilVanAtal1.2, whole genome shotgun sequence genome encodes these proteins:
- the LOC125077844 gene encoding DEAD-box helicase Dbp80 produces the protein MANQWGQKAEELEISNKVAGLGLAKKGSNQTSDTPEDSPDAANPAETSLLMKIIRQGLVESKLDIEIQRKDPNSPLYSVKTFEALHLKPNLLKGVYAMGFNAPSKIQETALPTLLADPPQNMIAQSQSGTGKTAAFVLAMLSRVDSSKNYPQVLCLSPTYELAIQTGEVAAKMAKFCPEIKLKYAVRGEEVPKGTKITDHILIGTPGKMLDWGVKFGMFDLNKIRVFVLDEADVMIDRQGHQDQCIRIHKCLPPTCQMMFFSATYDSAVMVFAEIIVPNPIIIRLLREEESLDNIKQYYVKCKSSEEKYRAICNIYGVITIGQAIIFCHTRKTASWLSEKMSKDGHSVAVLSGELTVEQRIAVLDRFRGGLEKVLITTNVLSRGIDVEQVTLVVNFDMPMDMNKKADCETYLHRIGRTGRFGKAGIAINLIDSPQTMDICLDIEAHFGKKIQLLDIEDAEEIEKIGA, from the coding sequence atggcAAACCAATGGGGACAAAAGGCAGAGGAGTTGGAAATTTCCAACAAAGTTGCAGGACTTGGATTAGCAAAAAAGGGATCCAATCAAACTTCAGATACTCCTGAAGATTCTCCGGACGCAGCAAATCCTGCTGAAACTTCATTATTGATGAAGATAATTCGTCAAGGTTTAGTTGAATCCAAATTAGATATTGAAATACAAAGGAAAGATCCTAATTCTCCTCTTTATTCTGTTAAAACTTTCGAAGCTCTACATTTAAAACCGAATTTACTGAAAGGTGTTTATGCCATGGGTTTTAATGCTCCGTCAAAAATTCAAGAAACGGCTTTGCCTACACTATTAGCAGATCCTCCACAGAATATGATTGCACAATCACAGTCAGGGACTGGTAAAACTGCTGCATTTGTCTTAGCTATGTTAAGCAGAGTAGATTCTTCTAAAAATTATCCACAAGTCTTATGTCTCAGTCCTACTTATGAACTCGCTATACAAACTGGAGAAGTAGCAGCCAAGATGGCAAAATTTTGtcctgaaataaaattaaagtacgcTGTAAGAGGTGAAGAAGTTCCTAAGGGAACTAAAATTACTGACCATATACTTATTGGAACCCCAGGTAAGATGTTAGATTGGGGTGTTAAGTTTGGAATGTTTGATTTGAACAAAATCAGAGTATTTGTGTTAGATGAAGCAGATGTTATGATTGATCGTCAAGGGCATCAAGACCAATGTATCCGTATTCATAAATGCCTTCCTCCCACATGTCAAATGATGTTCTTCTCAGCTACATATGATAGTGCTGTTATGGTATTTGCTGAAATAATAGTACCGAATCCAATTATAATCAGATTATTGAGGGAAGAAGAAtctttagataatataaaacaatattatgttaaatgtaaaaGTTCAGAAGAGAAATACAGagctatttgtaatatttatggtGTGATAACAATTGGTcaagcaattattttttgtcacaCAAGAAAAACAGCTAGTTGGCTTTCAGAAAAAATGTCGAAAGATGGTCATTCAGTAGCTGTATTATCTGGAGAGTTAACAGTTGAACAAAGAATAGCAGTACTTGACCGTTTCAGAGGAGGCCTAGAGAAAGTTTTAATAACAACCAATGTACTTTCACGTGGGATAGACGTTGAACAAGTTACACTCGTAGTGAACTTTGATATGCCAATGGACATGAACAAAAAAGCAGATTGTGAAACATACTTGCACAGAATTGGCCGCACTGGAAGATTTGGCAAAGCTGGTATAGCTATAAATCTTATTGATTCACCACAGACTATGGATATATGCCTTGATATTGAAGCACACTTTGGCAAAAAGATTCAGCTATTAGATATTGAAGATGCAGAAGAAATTGAAAAAATTGGTGCATAA
- the LOC125077854 gene encoding coiled-coil domain-containing protein 22 — protein MEEVDSIILHFLRQLNIDINEDIKNISELPVELIVESAIKCITAINPGIKVPAKLPSGVSQRIEVAAQVASICKDLSYQNDVGYQTFLYHNETELRQVFMFLIEKLPSEDKKLTTKVKPINEKHQLLQGISNKITEDLNAIWIPPCCEPSLRSNLGDFLYDPAYLKDSKICFDEIAEKIMKINEIRTLPMSKVTDDLNTFEDNNTLTKHESDKTLKELKEMSILLRQKLDTLESERNVMDVEFSQAQKNCERSDADLRNMQNILTSVGITDFEPDGIDNILEKVHKNIQKLHRKSEDITSENLALKVEIDKVITKNSLSESAQTKCRNTLMNLKEVAKGMKEECEQKEELKNHLKLKYEKLKGGNKRHIYTKRILEIIGNVDKQNSEIKKILEDTRQLQKEINTLEGQLDRCFSIADETLFKDAKRDDQAKKAYKLLALLHSECNTIVSLVNETGILSRDIIDLEDNIKAEKCKRTEDILKKIQIDLARLQKETS, from the exons atggaaGAAGTGGATTCAATTATTCTACACTTTCTGCGACAGTTAAATAT AGACATAaatgaagatattaaaaatattagtgagTTACCAGTTGAGTTAATAGTAGAATCAGCTATTAAATGTATTACAGCAATAAATCCAGGTATAAAAGTACCAGCTAAACTTCCTTCTGGAGTATCACAAAGAATTGAAGTTGCAGCACAAGTTGCATCTATATGTAAG GATCTGTCTTACCAGAATGATGTTGGTTATCAAACATTCCTCTATCATAATGAAACAGAATTAAGACAAGTCTTTATGTTTTTGATAGAAAAACTACCAAGTGAAGATAAGAAACTTACCACAAAAGTTAAACCTATAAATGAAAAACATCAGTTATTGCAGGgaataagtaacaaaattaCAGAGGATCTCAATGCTATCTGGATCCCACCATGTTGTGAGCCTTCTTTACGAAGCAATCTAGgagattttttatatgatccag caTATTTGAAAGattctaaaatatgttttgatgaaattgctgaaaaaattatgaaaatcaatgaaattagaACACTACCAATGTCTAAAGTTACTGATgatttaaatacttttgaagATAATAATACACTTACTAAACATGAATCTGACAAGactttaaaagaattaaaagaaaTGTCAATTTTACTACGCCAAAAATTAGACACTCTAGAAAGTGAAAGAAATGTAATGGATGTTGAATTTTCccag gCACAAAAAAATTGTGAGCGCTCTGATGCTGATTTAAGaaatatgcaaaatatactAACTTCAGTTGGTATAACTGATTTTGAACCTGAtggaatagataatatattagaGAAAGTACACAAAAACATACAGAAGCTGCACAGGAAAAGTGAAGATATAACTTCAGAAAATCTGGCTCTCAAAGTAGAAATTGATAaagtaataactaaaaatagtttatcagaa TCTGCTCAAACTAAGTGTAGAAACACCCTAATGAACTTAAAGGAAGTCGCTAAAGGTATGAAAGAAGAATGTGAGCAaaaagaagaattaaaaaatcatttaaaactaaaatacgaAAAACTAAAAGGGGGGAATAAaag gcatatttatacaaaacgaattttagaaataatcgGTAATGTAGATAAACAAAATTctgaaatcaaaaaaatattagaggATACTAGACAActtcaaaaagaaataaatactcttgAAGGCCAACTTGATAGATGTTTCTCAATTGCCGATGAAACTTTGTTTAAA GATGCTAAGAGAGATGATCAAGCCAAGAAAGCCTATAAACTATTAGCTTTGCTGCATTCCGAATGTAACACAATTGTGTCATTAGTTAATGAAACTGGCATTTTATCAAGAGATATAATAGACTT
- the LOC125077846 gene encoding ER membrane protein complex subunit 10 — MKMFTIFFFSIYVLQNAICLDYDGWLNIKIEHTLNCKYEEYCARGSISLKSIRTGIPVIDQINFNDGHINELKEIAKVDGIYALRTLVSTAESKDVEIISFVRAKRFLESGLSDIIRAWVLPNGEVIALSLQVANTSQPKNIEYKSSEYKLNSTFYIRHVDPAPLPDTASYIQKLEREKEAREKGDLKDNRSFLAKYWMYIVPIAIFVMISGAANPEPAAQAAR, encoded by the exons ATGAagatgtttacaattttttttttctcgataTATGTGTTACAAAACGCG ATTTGTCTGGACTATGATGGttggttaaatattaaaatagaacatacattgaattgtaaatatgaaGAATACTGCGCACGTGGTTCCATCTCTTTAAAAAGTATAAGAACTGGCATACCAGTAAttgatcaaattaattttaatgatggaCATATAAATGAGCTAAAG GAGATAGCAAAAGTCGATGGGATCTATGCTTTGCGAACATTAGTTTCTACTGCTGAAAGTAAAGATGTGGAGATTATCTCATTTGTTAGAGCAAAAAGATTTCTAGAAAGCGGATTGTCTGATATAATAAGAGCTTGGGTATTACCAAATGGTGAAGTTATTGCACTAAGTCTTCAAGTAGCAAACACTTCACAACCAaagaatatagaatataaaagctCAGAATACAAGCTCaattcaacattttatattcgtCATGTAGATCCAGCtccttt ACCTGATACAGCGTCATATATTCAGAAGTTAGAGCGTGAAAAAGAGGCAAGAGAAAAGGGTGACTTAAAAGATAATAGATCATTCCTAGCCAAATAT TGGATGTATATTGTACCTATTGCCATTTTTGTCATGATATCTGGAGCAGCAAATCCAGAACCTGCAGCCCAAGCTGcaaggtaa